In one Sphingobacterium daejeonense genomic region, the following are encoded:
- a CDS encoding M28 family metallopeptidase, with amino-acid sequence MRNQLLSLLFIALLSNFSIAQETQITNTENISRILNTLASDDMRGRSALNINDIGKAADFIANEFKEIGLKPYAEETFRQSFIVERSKVTEQNVKFGKKNLPEDEFLIWGDLKGTITEKDKNTKQYTITDEQDFSQEFRNIVQKDTSTAVILVGKKHAPLLARFKKIYNREQVKFKDQNTLSKGAKVFIIADGIENKYNISQKKDSQEFSMFNVAGIIPGKSKPDEFVIISCHYDHIGIIQPVEQDSIANGADDDASGTTAMIELARYYKKLNNNERTLIFVAFTGEEIGMFGSKYFSNNIDPEKVVAMINIEMIGKDSKFGPNSLYITGYEASNLGKLMQENLKGSAFTFHPDPYTTQNLFYRSDNAVLAALGVPAHTFSTSQIDKDQYYHTVKDEVSTLDINNIKSSIEAIATGAIGIINGSQTPSRVEKLRD; translated from the coding sequence ATGAGAAATCAATTATTATCCCTGCTATTTATAGCCTTGCTGTCCAACTTCAGCATAGCACAGGAAACACAAATAACAAATACTGAAAATATTTCCAGAATATTGAACACACTTGCCTCTGATGATATGAGAGGAAGGTCGGCTCTAAATATCAATGATATCGGAAAAGCTGCAGATTTTATTGCCAATGAATTCAAAGAAATCGGACTTAAACCATATGCAGAAGAAACCTTTAGACAATCGTTTATAGTCGAACGCTCCAAAGTAACCGAACAAAATGTAAAATTCGGCAAAAAAAATCTCCCTGAAGATGAATTCCTGATATGGGGAGACCTTAAAGGTACCATAACCGAAAAAGACAAAAACACTAAACAATATACCATTACGGATGAACAAGATTTCTCTCAAGAGTTCCGAAATATTGTACAGAAAGATACCTCCACAGCAGTGATCCTTGTTGGTAAAAAACATGCTCCGCTGTTAGCAAGGTTTAAAAAAATCTACAACAGAGAACAAGTTAAGTTTAAAGACCAAAACACGCTCTCAAAAGGGGCCAAGGTTTTCATTATTGCTGATGGAATTGAAAATAAATATAATATTTCTCAAAAGAAGGATAGCCAGGAATTCTCAATGTTCAATGTTGCTGGCATTATTCCTGGAAAATCAAAACCAGATGAATTCGTGATCATTTCTTGCCATTATGATCATATTGGCATTATTCAACCTGTGGAACAAGATTCAATAGCTAATGGTGCGGATGATGATGCCTCAGGAACAACAGCAATGATAGAATTGGCAAGGTATTATAAGAAACTGAACAACAACGAAAGAACATTGATTTTTGTAGCATTTACGGGTGAAGAAATTGGAATGTTTGGTTCTAAATACTTCTCTAACAATATAGATCCCGAAAAAGTGGTTGCCATGATCAATATTGAGATGATAGGAAAGGATTCAAAGTTTGGCCCAAATAGCCTATATATAACAGGATATGAAGCGTCAAACTTAGGAAAGCTAATGCAAGAAAACCTAAAGGGATCAGCATTTACATTTCATCCAGACCCTTATACCACACAAAACCTATTCTATAGAAGTGATAATGCAGTATTGGCAGCATTGGGTGTTCCAGCACATACGTTTTCAACATCACAAATCGACAAAGATCAGTATTACCACACTGTAAAGGACGAAGTAAGCACGCTAGATATCAATAATATCAAATCCAGCATTGAAGCAATTGCAACTGGTGCAATTGGAATCATTAATGGATCTCAAACACCTAGTAGAGTAGAAAAACTAAGAGATTAA
- a CDS encoding rhodanese-like domain-containing protein — protein MKEISVQELKDMMDHNVEFQLIDVREPFEYEVSNLNGINIPLSGVVIESEKISRDIPVVIHCRSGKRSAQAVMLLEQEGFTNLSNLQGGILAWKEAFDPEMDVY, from the coding sequence ATGAAGGAAATTAGCGTTCAAGAATTAAAGGACATGATGGACCACAACGTTGAGTTTCAATTGATCGACGTTCGTGAGCCTTTCGAATATGAAGTATCTAATTTAAATGGGATTAACATTCCATTGTCAGGAGTTGTAATTGAGTCTGAAAAGATTTCAAGAGATATTCCAGTAGTGATTCATTGTCGTTCAGGAAAACGTAGTGCTCAAGCAGTTATGTTGTTGGAGCAGGAAGGATTTACAAATTTATCGAATCTTCAAGGCGGGATTTTAGCTTGGAAAGAAGCATTTGATCCTGAAATGGATGTTTATTAA
- a CDS encoding DUF6358 family protein — MTKKFILNLLLNLGIVFLVLSAWAGYNSGQMLYLGISIALLVVLIYLKIVLLKQVNRDVRAKQEERARLAQQEMKQKKRAKK; from the coding sequence ATGACAAAGAAGTTTATATTGAATTTACTGCTCAATCTAGGGATTGTATTTTTAGTGTTGAGTGCTTGGGCAGGATATAATAGTGGCCAAATGCTTTATTTGGGTATTTCTATTGCCTTATTGGTGGTGTTGATTTATCTGAAGATTGTATTGTTGAAGCAAGTGAACAGGGATGTTCGTGCAAAACAAGAAGAAAGAGCTAGGTTGGCTCAACAAGAAATGAAACAAAAGAAAAGGGCTAAAAAATAG
- the gcvT gene encoding glycine cleavage system aminomethyltransferase GcvT — MKNTALTDVHIALGAKMVPFAGFNMPVQYSGINDEHETVRTAVGMFDVSHMGEFILKGEKALDLIQKVSSNDASKLYDGKVQYGYLPNENGGIVDDFLTYKIDETTYLLVVNASNIEKDWNWISKFNTEGVEMKDISDETSLFAVQGPKAADALQKLTDIELAPMEYYSFQKGVFAGVENVLVSATGYTGAGGFEIYVANEHAEKVWNAIMEAGKEYGIKPIGLGARDTLRLEMGFCLYGNDIDDSTSPLAAGLGWVTKFTKDFVNSENLKAEKEKGVSQKLVGFEMIDRGIPRHDYEIVDAEGNKIGRVTSGTQSPSLKKSIGLGYVDAAFAKDGSEIFISIRNQPIKAVVRKPPFVK, encoded by the coding sequence ATGAAAAATACTGCGTTAACAGACGTTCATATCGCTTTAGGAGCTAAAATGGTACCTTTCGCCGGATTTAATATGCCCGTTCAATATTCTGGCATCAATGACGAACATGAAACAGTACGTACTGCTGTGGGAATGTTCGACGTAAGTCATATGGGCGAGTTTATCCTTAAAGGAGAAAAAGCTTTGGACCTTATTCAAAAAGTATCATCCAACGATGCTTCCAAACTTTATGATGGCAAAGTTCAATACGGATATTTGCCAAATGAAAATGGCGGTATTGTAGATGATTTTCTGACCTATAAAATTGACGAGACCACATACTTATTGGTAGTAAATGCTTCAAACATCGAAAAAGATTGGAATTGGATCAGCAAATTCAATACGGAAGGTGTTGAAATGAAGGATATCTCCGATGAGACTTCGCTATTTGCTGTTCAAGGACCAAAAGCTGCCGATGCACTTCAAAAACTTACCGACATCGAATTGGCACCAATGGAATACTATTCATTCCAAAAAGGTGTATTTGCAGGCGTAGAAAATGTATTGGTATCTGCTACAGGATATACTGGCGCTGGTGGTTTCGAAATCTATGTTGCAAATGAACATGCTGAGAAAGTATGGAACGCTATTATGGAAGCAGGAAAAGAGTATGGCATCAAACCAATCGGTTTGGGAGCAAGAGATACTTTACGCCTGGAAATGGGATTCTGCTTATATGGCAATGATATCGATGATAGCACTTCACCGTTAGCTGCTGGACTAGGTTGGGTAACAAAATTCACTAAAGACTTTGTTAACTCAGAAAACCTAAAAGCAGAAAAAGAAAAAGGTGTATCACAAAAATTAGTGGGTTTTGAAATGATCGATAGAGGAATCCCTCGTCATGATTACGAAATCGTTGATGCTGAAGGAAACAAGATTGGTCGTGTTACCTCAGGTACACAATCACCTTCCCTTAAAAAATCTATTGGTTTAGGTTATGTAGATGCTGCCTTCGCAAAAGACGGATCAGAAATCTTTATTTCTATCAGAAACCAACCGATCAAAGCTGTGGTAAGAAAACCTCCGTTTGTAAAATAA